In a single window of the Nisaea sediminum genome:
- the cobJ gene encoding precorrin-3B C(17)-methyltransferase has product MSVVVLSPSGLATGRKLAESLSQELHARAAPADAVFADVAEHLRGLFIAGEPILFVGAAGALIRLLAPLLADKTAEPPVLAVAEDGSAVIPLLGGHRGANDLARKAADALGGVAAITTASDLALGLALDMPPAGWHLAPDSDCKSAAAALLRGESVAIDPALDWLAESDLKRDDKATLKLSASIRRAEPAPNSLTYHSERLAIGVGCERDAAPEELIRLVEQTLTEAGLAREAVAGIFSIDVKMDEAAVHALGAHLGRPVRFFDAVRLEEETPRLATPSEVVFREVGCHGVSEGAALAAAGPDAALIVPKRKSKRATCAIAEAPAIINAKSTGAARGRLALVGIGPGSADWRTPEASAAIRAAEVIVGYGLYIDLLGPLAAGKERHDFALGEEEKRAAYALDLAAEGKSVALVSSGDIGIYAMATLVYELLDKAGRKDWERLEVFVTPGISALQACAARIGAPLGHDFCTISLSDLLTPWEAIQTRVKAAAKGDFVISFYNPVSMRRRTQLAHAREVLLQHRPPETPVILGRSLGRPDETVTVTTLQDLSVDQVDMMTLVMVGSSETRYDGKHVYTPRGYAGKAGTSIRAGEKKDEAAE; this is encoded by the coding sequence ATGAGCGTTGTCGTCCTCTCGCCCTCCGGTCTCGCCACCGGACGGAAGCTCGCGGAGAGCCTGTCGCAGGAGCTTCATGCCCGCGCCGCGCCGGCGGACGCGGTCTTTGCCGATGTGGCGGAGCATCTCCGCGGCCTCTTCATCGCGGGCGAACCAATCCTCTTCGTCGGGGCGGCCGGCGCGCTGATCCGGCTCCTCGCGCCGCTGCTCGCCGACAAGACGGCCGAGCCGCCGGTGCTCGCCGTCGCCGAGGACGGCTCGGCGGTGATCCCGCTGCTCGGCGGTCATCGCGGCGCCAACGATCTCGCCCGCAAGGCGGCGGATGCGCTCGGCGGTGTCGCAGCGATCACCACCGCGAGCGACCTCGCGCTCGGCCTGGCCCTCGACATGCCGCCCGCCGGCTGGCATCTAGCACCGGACAGCGACTGCAAAAGCGCCGCCGCCGCGCTGCTGCGTGGCGAGAGCGTCGCCATCGATCCGGCGCTCGACTGGCTCGCGGAAAGCGACCTGAAGCGGGACGATAAGGCGACGCTGAAGCTCTCCGCCTCGATCCGGCGCGCGGAACCCGCCCCGAATTCTCTGACCTATCACTCGGAGCGCCTCGCCATCGGCGTCGGCTGCGAGCGCGACGCGGCGCCGGAGGAACTGATCCGTCTCGTCGAGCAAACGCTCACCGAAGCCGGTCTCGCGCGGGAGGCCGTCGCCGGGATCTTCTCCATCGACGTGAAGATGGACGAGGCCGCGGTCCATGCCCTCGGCGCGCATCTCGGCCGCCCGGTCCGCTTCTTCGACGCCGTTCGGCTCGAGGAGGAGACCCCGCGCCTTGCTACGCCGTCGGAGGTGGTCTTCAGGGAAGTCGGCTGCCATGGCGTCAGCGAAGGTGCGGCACTTGCCGCCGCCGGGCCGGACGCGGCGTTGATCGTGCCGAAACGGAAGTCGAAGCGTGCGACCTGCGCCATCGCAGAGGCGCCCGCGATCATCAACGCGAAATCGACCGGCGCCGCGCGTGGCCGCCTCGCCCTCGTCGGGATCGGTCCGGGCAGCGCCGACTGGCGTACGCCTGAGGCGTCAGCCGCCATCCGCGCAGCCGAGGTGATCGTCGGCTACGGGCTCTATATCGACTTGCTCGGCCCGCTCGCGGCGGGCAAGGAGCGGCACGATTTCGCCCTCGGCGAGGAGGAAAAGCGGGCCGCCTACGCGCTCGACCTCGCGGCGGAAGGCAAATCCGTCGCCCTCGTTTCCTCCGGCGATATCGGCATCTACGCCATGGCGACACTGGTCTACGAGTTGCTCGACAAGGCGGGCCGCAAGGACTGGGAGCGGCTTGAGGTCTTCGTCACCCCCGGCATCTCCGCCCTGCAAGCCTGCGCGGCGCGAATCGGTGCCCCGCTCGGCCACGATTTCTGCACCATCTCGCTTTCCGACCTGCTGACGCCCTGGGAGGCGATCCAGACCCGCGTGAAAGCCGCCGCCAAGGGCGATTTCGTGATTTCCTTCTACAACCCGGTCTCGATGCGCCGCCGCACCCAGCTCGCCCATGCCCGCGAGGTGCTGCTGCAGCACCGTCCGCCGGAGACACCAGTCATCCTCGGCCGCTCCCTCGGACGGCCGGACGAGACGGTGACGGTGACCACGCTGCAGGATCTCTCGGTCGACCAGGTCGACATGATGACGCTGGTGATGGTGGGCTCGTCCGAGACCCGCTATGACGGCAAACACGTCTATACCCCGCGCGGCTATGCCGGGAAGGCGGGTACTTCAATTCGCGCGGGCGAGAAGAAAGACGAGGCGGCGGAATGA
- the cobI gene encoding precorrin-2 C(20)-methyltransferase, whose product MGGFLTGIGVGPGDPDLITLKAVKRLQAADLVCYPAPEVGQSLARRIAAPHIPHGLEEYAIRMPMVASRFPAAKVYDEAARHIGAALRAGRNIVVLCEGDPFFYGSFMYLYERLAKDHPIEVVPGISSPMASAAALGAPLVSRNDVLTVLPAPLENEDLRRRIELADGIVIMKIGRHFARIHALLTELGHADEARYIEHATMQNQRCLALSEVDPEKVPYFSMILLHKRGEAFLEGSEL is encoded by the coding sequence ATGGGCGGATTTCTGACCGGCATCGGCGTCGGCCCTGGCGATCCCGACCTCATCACCCTGAAAGCGGTAAAGCGGCTGCAGGCGGCGGACCTCGTCTGCTATCCGGCGCCGGAAGTGGGCCAGAGCCTCGCCCGCCGCATCGCCGCGCCGCACATCCCGCACGGGCTGGAGGAATACGCGATCCGCATGCCGATGGTCGCCTCCCGCTTCCCCGCCGCGAAGGTCTACGACGAGGCAGCGAGACATATCGGCGCCGCGCTCAGGGCCGGACGGAACATCGTCGTGCTCTGCGAGGGCGATCCGTTCTTCTACGGCTCCTTCATGTATCTCTACGAGCGGCTTGCGAAAGACCATCCGATTGAGGTGGTGCCCGGCATCTCCTCGCCGATGGCGTCCGCCGCCGCGCTCGGCGCCCCGCTGGTCTCGCGCAACGACGTGCTGACGGTGCTGCCCGCTCCCCTTGAGAACGAAGACCTGCGCCGCCGGATCGAACTCGCGGACGGGATCGTGATCATGAAGATCGGCCGCCACTTCGCACGTATCCACGCGCTGCTGACCGAACTCGGCCACGCCGACGAGGCCCGCTATATCGAGCATGCGACGATGCAGAACCAGCGCTGCCTCGCCCTCTCCGAGGTCGATCCGGAAAAGGTGCCCTATTTCTCCATGATCCTCCTGCACAAGCGCGGTGAAGCCTTTCTCGAAGGAAGTGAGCTATGA
- the cbiE gene encoding precorrin-6y C5,15-methyltransferase (decarboxylating) subunit CbiE yields the protein MSIESPWLRIIGIGEDGLDGLSRTARELLDGAEILIGGARHLAMLPEDGRERIEWPSPLQSFVDKIHELRGRKVAVLATGDPMHYGIGATFAKVLPVEEMIVVPAPSAFSLAAARLGWPLAEVRTLTVHGRPLALLAAALYPGARLILLSEGRETPGKVAAFLTGAGFGKSAITVFEHMGGAKEARLDGIAESWAHAPGADFNTVAVQLSAPDRPVTLGTAPGLDDSFFENDGQLTKREVRAATLAALRPGPGQLLWDVGAGSGSIGIEWMRADPLARAIAIEPKAERIARIRRNAETLGTPFLKIVEGQAPDALDGLEEPDAIFLGGGITAPGLLEICWNALKPGGRLVANVVTLEGEAELTEARATLGGELIRIAVSRLEPVGPYHGWRPLMPVTQWICRKQGPGGKG from the coding sequence ATGAGTATCGAGTCCCCCTGGCTCCGCATCATCGGGATCGGCGAAGACGGGCTGGACGGTCTCTCCCGCACCGCCCGCGAGCTGCTGGACGGCGCCGAGATCCTGATCGGCGGCGCGCGTCATCTCGCCATGCTGCCGGAGGACGGCCGAGAGCGGATCGAATGGCCCTCGCCGCTGCAGAGCTTCGTCGACAAGATCCACGAGCTGCGCGGCCGGAAGGTCGCCGTGCTCGCGACCGGCGACCCGATGCACTACGGCATCGGCGCAACCTTCGCAAAGGTCCTGCCCGTCGAGGAGATGATCGTCGTACCGGCTCCCTCGGCTTTCTCCCTTGCCGCCGCCCGGCTTGGCTGGCCGCTCGCGGAAGTGCGGACTCTGACCGTCCACGGCCGTCCCCTCGCCCTGCTCGCCGCCGCCCTGTATCCGGGCGCACGGCTGATCCTGCTGAGCGAGGGACGGGAAACGCCAGGCAAGGTCGCCGCCTTTCTGACCGGCGCCGGGTTCGGCAAGAGCGCGATCACCGTGTTCGAACATATGGGCGGCGCGAAGGAAGCCCGGCTGGACGGCATTGCCGAGAGCTGGGCCCATGCGCCGGGGGCAGATTTCAATACCGTCGCGGTGCAGCTTTCGGCGCCGGACCGCCCGGTCACCCTCGGCACCGCGCCCGGCCTTGACGACAGCTTCTTCGAGAATGACGGCCAGCTCACCAAGCGCGAGGTCCGCGCCGCGACGCTGGCCGCGCTGCGTCCGGGACCGGGCCAGCTGCTCTGGGATGTCGGCGCAGGGTCCGGCTCGATCGGCATCGAATGGATGCGCGCCGATCCGCTGGCCCGTGCCATCGCCATCGAGCCAAAGGCGGAGCGGATCGCGCGGATCCGCCGCAATGCGGAGACTCTCGGCACGCCCTTCCTGAAGATCGTTGAGGGCCAGGCGCCGGACGCGCTCGATGGACTTGAGGAACCGGACGCCATCTTCCTCGGCGGCGGCATCACCGCGCCCGGGCTTCTGGAAATCTGCTGGAACGCGTTGAAACCCGGCGGCCGTCTGGTCGCAAACGTGGTGACGCTCGAAGGCGAGGCCGAGCTGACGGAGGCCCGCGCAACCCTCGGCGGCGAACTGATCCGGATCGCGGTCTCGCGGCTGGAGCCGGTTGGCCCCTATCACGGCTGGCGCCCGCTGATGCCGGTCACGCAATGGATCTGCCGCAAGCAAGGTCCGGGAGGAAAGGGCTAG
- a CDS encoding precorrin-8X methylmutase, protein MSAPVFSYEKDPDAIYRQSFEIVRAETDLARFDPAEAEVAVRLVHACGMPEIAPDLIFSDGAVAAGRAALAAGAPVICDAAMVAHGITPRLLPKQNEVVCLIRDPHLRALAKEEATTLSAAQVGLWRERLGGAVVAIGNAPTALFRLMELILDGGPRPAVILGFPVGFVGAAESKAALADTKGLPPFLTLKGRRGGSAMASAAVNALAILAGKDPAP, encoded by the coding sequence ATGTCCGCGCCCGTCTTCTCCTATGAGAAAGATCCGGATGCCATCTACCGGCAGTCCTTCGAGATCGTGCGCGCCGAGACCGACCTCGCGCGCTTCGATCCCGCGGAGGCCGAGGTGGCGGTGCGACTGGTCCATGCCTGCGGCATGCCCGAGATCGCGCCAGACCTGATCTTCAGCGACGGCGCGGTTGCTGCCGGACGCGCGGCCCTGGCGGCCGGGGCGCCGGTGATCTGCGATGCGGCCATGGTCGCGCACGGCATCACTCCTCGCCTGCTGCCGAAGCAGAACGAGGTGGTCTGCCTGATCCGCGATCCCCATCTCCGCGCGCTCGCGAAAGAAGAGGCGACGACGCTCTCCGCCGCCCAGGTCGGGCTCTGGCGCGAGAGGCTCGGCGGCGCTGTGGTCGCCATCGGCAACGCGCCGACGGCACTCTTCCGGCTGATGGAGCTGATCCTCGACGGCGGCCCGCGCCCGGCGGTGATCCTCGGCTTCCCGGTCGGCTTCGTCGGCGCGGCGGAATCGAAAGCCGCTCTGGCGGATACAAAAGGCCTGCCACCGTTCCTGACTCTCAAAGGTCGGCGCGGCGGCAGCGCCATGGCCTCGGCGGCCGTCAACGCACTCGCCATTCTCGCCGGCAAGGACCCCGCACCATGA